The genomic DNA AGTAGCACGCAATCTTGCCAAACTTGACTCTGCACTGAAGTTCATATCCATAATTTATTCTACGCTGTCCTTGTGCGCCATTGTACCTGTCTCTAAATGTTGTTGTCAAAATACTGATGAGATAAGACCATGTGAGCATGGCACGTGCCCCGCCATTGGCATGTGAATCGCCTGAACCGGTCCGATGTGCTCTAAAGCAGCCTCATCTGTAGGTCGACCCGCCAAGTTGAGCGACCACCACTACGCCCTGCTATGAACACCTCCAGAGCATTTCCCAAGGTTTTAAGGCCTCTCTCCCTGGCTCAATGCCGACGGATGGCCACACAAGCACCGGGCCCTAGCGGAGTTGGATTTGCCCTCTCTGAAGAACAGgcaggaatacaaggtacGAGGCACATGCCATATGCAAAACGGCTATTTTATCTCTACGATTATAGACCTGGCCAGGAAATTTACACGAGAGAACATTGTGCCTGTCGCAGCCCAGTACGATCGATCCATGGTCAGTACCTCGCGGGCATGTTCACTCTCAAGCTCGTTCTCAATATGGTGCATCGCAGCAATACCCTTGGCCGATTATCAAGAAAGCCCATGGTGTTGGCTTGCTCAATACACATATTCCCGAGGAGGTTCGTCCGTAATGCGTATTTTTTATTGCCGTGCTGACTTTGTCCTAGTATGGGGGCCCTGGTCTGGGATTGGTGGAGTGCGCGTTAATTTCCGAAGGTGGGCCTGCAGTGGAGATCGTGATCGTGTTCTCATTCATTAACTCCCCAGAACTCGCTTATGGATGCACGGGGATACAAACTGCGATCGAAGCAAACGGACTGGCACAGGCTCCTCTCATTGTCGCTGCGAGCGAAGAAATCAAGAAAAAATACCTCGGGCGAATGACCGAGGCTCCGTTGGTAGCAGCGTatggtgtggtgagtgtTTGCCCGAACCTGCCCACTGTCAGATCTCATGTAATTGTTTTAGACCGAGCCCGGGGCCGGTTCCGATGTCGCCAATATCAGCACCAAAGCAGTCAAAAAAGGGGACAAGTGGATCTTGAACGGAACGAAGATGTGGTGCGTTTCCATAAAATGAATCAACTCGGATGGTTTCTGAGAATCAGTTAGGATCACGAATGCAGGCCATGCAAATTGGTTTTTCGTCTTGGCGCGTACAGATGGCTCGCAGCCGGCCTCGCGCGGAATGACAGGATTTGTGGTGGATGCTGACTCGCCTGGGATAAGTCTGGGgaaaaaaaaataaataTGGGGCAGCGTTGCTCCGATACAAGGATGGTGACATTCGAGGACGTCGAGGTACCAGAGGAGGTGGGTTAACCTGTTTCGATAGACAAGTCACTTGGGTCGAACTGTTGCCATCACAGAACGTTATTGGGGCTCCTGGAGAGGGATTCAAAATTGCTATGAGTAAGTACTTAAAGAACAAGGGCCAGACCGAATATCATCAACTTGCTGACGCGGTATTAAGAGGCCTTTGATATCACTCGTCCTTTGGTTGCTTCTGCAGCAGTTGGGCTGGCTCAACGAGCCTTGGAAGAGGCAACACAATACGCCCAAACCCGCAAGGTGGGTGGATAGATGCTCGTCTACTGGCTTCAACTCATGTATGGCGCATGATCCGTTCCTCATGGTGCAGACGATGGGTGTGCCGATCATTCAACACCAGGCGGTGGCCTTTATGTTGGCTGATATGGCGATCCAGACAGAGGCGGCGCGTGCGCTTGTGTGGAAGGCAGCTTGGAGTAAAGATGCGGGTCATCGCAATAGTAAGTAGCGTAATATCGAACTGTTAAGACTTGATTCAAATCAAATTAGCATTGTATGCGTCGATGGCAAAAACGTTAGCATCTCGAACAGCCGTTGAGAACGCCAATCTTGCCGTTCAAGTGTTTGGTGGGGCAGGTTTCAATACCGAATACCCCGTCGAAAAGTTGTTCAGAGACAGCAAAATTTTCGAGCTTTATGAAGGTAGTACGACCCAGTCTACATTCACAGGATCAACTGACCTTTGATTATCCAGGAACCAGCCAAATTCAGAGATTGATTATCTCGCGGACTTTGTCTTCATTGTATCCTGGTGCTTGAAGAGTATTATTAGAATCCTAACATGCGTTGTAAATCGCTGGAGAGCCACCGGAAAGCTCCATTTGGCTAAGTTGAGAAGTATGGTCCCATGAAAGTCCACAAATTTGCTAGAGCCGGCTATTATCGTAGAGACCATGCCAGTGACTGTAAAATCTGGTTTGAATGGCTGGGCGGGGACGGTATGAAGTCAAAGGTTCAACGGAGCTTTCTCGCAGAGCATATAGCTTACTTGGCCTCATAGAGGCAGGCTATGACTAACCGGCTAACAAGATGTAACTGAGATTCAACCTTTTGAAGCATCTGGTCAGCGGATCTTGATACGCACGTGAGTAGCTCTCAAAATATGAATTAAAAAAAGATACGCATGTGATTGTTTGCTTGTTGCtctttaaatatgaataataataaaaaaTGATACGCACGTGAGGTGGATGTGAAATAGCCCTGGGCTGTACATTTATCCGTCCTAGTCACTGGACCATAAGTATGTCTATACTTAGTGAATATATACATTATCTCAGACCTGTCCCTCTCACTGTGGAATGAACATAATATTTAATATCAGCCCAGCTCTGGTGCTTGCAATAAAGCAACTGCTCCTGTTGACTGTGATCTTTGAAACTATAGTGACAGTGAAAGATAAACATTGAAAATTGGTATGTACTTTTTTGTCCCCTTCTACACCcctcctgggcaatagttgGGCTTACAAGCCACCCTTGTCAATTTTTGAGGTGCCAGAGGGATTAATTTTGCACAGCCAGGGGTATGAAACAGTCTGTATAAGTGCAGCTAACTCAAAATAGCTTTAACTTCAACAAAACAAATGCACAGAACACACCTTCTCCAATAACTAGTTGGGCAACCTCTGGTCCACAGCAGAACCCCCAAACTCCCTTGGGCCAGTTGAACCACAAATGCTGCAATGATGGTGGGGCCTGTTCAACTGAACTTGTGCACTGAAGGAACCAATGAATGCATTTGCTCCCACCAAAGCCTCATAGACAACTTTCAAATCAATAGTGTGGATCTGAAAGATAAACAAGAGGAACACACCATTGAAATTGATTATATTAAGTCTCAGCTTACACAAGTCTAGGCAAATTTAGGTGTTGTAATTGAAGCATTAGGTATTGGTTTAGGAGCACTGCTTCTTCTGAAGTTCAGCACAATTGGCAGGCTAATGCAGAGGGTCAATAGGAGGTAGACTGGGAGCAATAGATTCATACCATTTCTCAGGTTGAAGGTATTCATGAATCAGCCATGCAACAAGCATCTCAAGGTCTGGTGGCAGTAGCTGGCAAGCTTAGGAGCATATAATATTTTATTCCATTTACGTGGCccactgtcctggacatggtcacatgaccagtacaagcggttgcatgctggcccaagcccaaatttggggggtagcaggtgtaatcatgggttgtcagcagaggtaatagggctctatggcttagtggtcaagctggttcaattctggctagttctattttcctctgtttatgacacccacTATATTACAATTAAGGTTCATCTGTGAGTGTTCAAGATATATGCAAGATGGcacatgacgtccagatgtATTAAGACATGCAATTTGATACATCTGGGGGGGCATCTGATGGcatctgtcctagacattgtGTGGGATGCCAAGGAGGttggtgttatggatatgacatttcttcaataatctgtacttattttattatttacacaagtaataatacagtaaataaaatgagatgaagatgcaaactaaggttttcaaggtccctccatccaattgcaacctttaaaaaactgttgtacaccactgtaaggtgggtacacactagtggcaggtgcttggggctgtaactaatacaaggtgaatgctgactaagctaactatctaggctaactactgggATAACTGCTTAAGATGGCAACTACTAATCtaactacaacaacaagggggccttaggcctagaggtgtggtaggtctgTCTGAGGCAGGGGTGAGTGTGTTGCTTCTGAAGgttccagctacttagctggactACTGGACCTGTCTGTGCttagagacaaggtaaaattgacttggggtctccaagcaaatttcctgctgtatatagaccAAGCTTctaagtacatgtggtctgtgcatgtgtgaatagaagactacatgtgaaaagagaagcatgctgcaggctgtgcagaagtgtggatttctcctaagcacccttggcatggcatcttggtgtggGATCTTGGCAAAATAAGCAttgaggtcatgtgatcaaaaaacaaaagataatGAGTCCAAAAAAATTGtacaaatatcagaaaatttgtctgattctaatggtatatgttaggaggttgtaacaaaaACTTAAAGGcttcaggaataccctcaatatgcaatattctttgcatatatgctgttttctcactcatttaaatatatgtAAATTctgctgagtagataaataGTAACTACCAatattttccttgtttgtagtatttattatacaagatttgtcatgacccactccattaTTTTctatgagtcctgacctagTCAAGCCTctaacacactcatgttccACACCAGCATGACcacaagcacgcatatacttgcacttacacactcagaacctccaagttcccacatataagagactgaTGGttaacatggctggacttagtgatattctctaagtccaggtcatgtgacctcccccctccagtcctttatcaaatgctatactaaactactatggatgtgaggtgggggggtgacataatctcttctataataatatattattcagacctcaCCCATGGGCCTTAATGTTGGCCTGCAGCAAGGGGGGCaaggggagtgcaacatcccccagcaacatatattattcatgtATCACTGTGcgtcacatatactatatatatctttgacagtggatatatatggtaataacctttccagatatgggttatgacaaatggaagggggGACATCTTGAGACCAAGTAAGCCTCAATTTATGCACATATATTTGTACTCACATTTCCCTAATGCCAGTGCTGAACCTAATTCTTGGTTAGTGCCTGCATGCCCAGGGTTGTGCAGATGCACTTGCAAAACCAACAGCAACCTAGACAGCAACATTCAAGGTGTGCTAGGTGGTAGCACAGGGTCTTTGGATGTAAATGACCTTTCAGTCATTGCAATGCAGCAATTGTACTGAGGGATGTCAAGGTTGATGGTAGGAGGTGTTTGGGTGAGTACCTTGACATTTGCAGCTTCTGATGCACTGACCAGCATACCAAAAAACACCCCCCCTGTCCCCCCTTCTGGGGGAGGGTGGGTGCATCCTATTCAGGTGTTGGACAGTAATGGATTGAAATGTAATAATGAAACCATTATGTATGTAATCAAATAAATATATTCAATTTATCTTAAAGAAACAAAGGGCCCAAAGTGTACATATACATTGGTCCCAGACATAGCAGAGATATTGTCAAGTGGTGGGCCAGCATTTGTATCCCAATAATCAACAAATGCTGGACAGTCTGGTCTATTACTGTACCAGACACAACAAAAAAGTCCAGTTCAAGCCTTGACAAAGGCTGGACATGTGCTGTCCAAGTCCTGTGCCCACCACACACCCTTTGTCAAAAAGAGGGTGAAGTCCTGTGTCAGTTGGATTCAATGCATTTGTTACAGCAAGCATGGAACAAAGTCTCTGCATCAAGCATCCAGAATTGCTGGCAAAACACTGGTATTATTCCCAAGCTCTGGGAGGTTGAGCACCAGTTGTCTAATGTTTccctgttacaccctcaagaattataccattggattcgcctattttttctattatttttagtattttttacggactctttatctttactttttcgatcacgtgatctcggcgcttattatgccgagatgccgcgccgagatgccgtgccaagggcgcttagaagtaatccacgcttctgcgcagcccgcagcatgcttctcatttgtcttttgtacttctttctctcacacgcacagaccatgtagatagtgcgttttgtctatatatacagcagggaaattgactgggaacaccaagtcaattttaccttgtctcttactcattagagaaggtagccagccagctaagtagccggcccctagtaACATCAGTCGCTTACCCCTCATattcacctaccacacctcccaggcctaaggcccccacgcagtagtatagaagcagcagactgccttaagcggtattaggatagccttagttagttagttagattacataagcttgtagtagtacggcctcaagtgcccgcctccactagcgtgtacccacattacagtggtgtacaacattccCTTTAAATTTTTTAAATTCCACTTTGCTTGTCTTACTTTAGCATGTAGCAACACACTTGTTTACCTTCTACTCAATGTACCAAGCTTTCATTAAAAGGGCTGGTTAGACAAGGTAGATAAAGTGCACCTGGACATACAGGTTTGTTTCCTGTAACATTTATTGCTTGAAGTTCTATCTGACAAAACTCCAACCATTGTAGACCTCCCCACAGGCGCAATTTACTCCCCCATAATCTGACCCCTTGTAAGTGACGTTTTGTTGTTATGTCAAGCATATACTAATTAACACCCCAGGTTGTTAAACCTCTTGCTAGATACATCTAATTGAATCAATCATTCAAATAGGAGGGGGCCTGGCCCACTATTGGGATCTATTGGTTATGTTTTGTATACATATACAAGAAACACATACATTTCAAACTGTCAATATTATCATTTGCACAATACTTTCATAATTATACAAAATAGATATTCAATGTAACATTTGCAGTATAATTTTGCCCAGTTCCCATGTGTGTGATATACATTGATACACACCATGTATGGTTATATGTTgtactccactgtaaggtggggtacatgctggtgggcaggcacttaaggccatactactacactacAATCTAACTAtgtaaggctaactactgtctgactgcttaaggtggcatCTACTGATGTATCTACATcaacaaaggggcctgaggcctaggaggtgtggtgagtgaaggTAAGGGCTAAGTCTGTGATACTGCtggggggccagctacttagctggctactactgcctcctcaatgaatatgagacaaggtaaaatcaacttggggtctccaagcaatttccctgctgtatatatagacaagaaggtaaatacatgtggtctgtgcgtgtgtgaaaagaagactacatgggaaataagaagagtgctgcacgcttgcgcagaagcatggatttctcctaagcgcccttggcacagcatcttggcgcggcatcttggcataataagcgccaagatcacgtgattggaaaacaaaagatatagactttgtaaaaaatacaaaaataatagaaaaatcaggcaattccaatggtatatgttaagagggtgtaacattaTAGCAAAAGCTGTGCAAAGACATATATGGGGGGATATATGTTGGAACACACAGCAAAATTTGATGGATACCTACTGCTCAGTATATTGTCAACTAGTATGAACTGATGGTGCCTGAGTGGATAGCGTTCCACTGACTGGTTCAGAATTCAACTGCTCCACATGAGTCATTATTCTATTGGCAGCAACAGACATCATTGGCCAATGTGTGCAGGTACGATCATGGAGTTCATAGAACAGTACAGTGGAGCATCTGCATGAGAGGTCAAAGACCAG from Rhizoctonia solani chromosome 16, complete sequence includes the following:
- a CDS encoding acyl-CoA dehydrogenase, with amino-acid sequence MSMSGAGPSQPANIENSSGIMLIDPHNPHAPPEEPHNITEQEVGEYREQDRYLPVRIQQAPLRILPLSTPWSVQIANVARIMKAAIPENAKIAKDAKECLQDEAAEKCFMEKRKTIGGEDILYAMTSLGFDDYEATLKIYLAKLRQHQAAAAQGVHPPDEDHHSHDDEESTRQVERPPLRPAMNTSRAFPKVLRPLSLAQCRRMATQAPGPSGVGFALSEEQAGIQDLARKFTRENIVPVAAQYDRSMQYPWPIIKKAHGVGLLNTHIPEEYGGPGLGLVECALISEELAYGCTGIQTAIEANGLAQAPLIVAASEEIKKKYLGRMTEAPLVAAYGVTEPGAGSDVANISTKAVKKGDKWILNGTKMWITNAGHANWFFVLARTDGSQPASRGMTGFVRCSDTRMVTFEDVEVPEENVIGAPGEGFKIAMKAFDITRPLVASAAVGLAQRALEEATQYAQTRKTMGVPIIQHQAVAFMLADMAIQTEAARALVWKAAWSKDAGHRNTLYASMAKTLASRTAVENANLAVQVFGGAGFNTEYPVEKLFRDSKIFELYEGSTTQSTFTGSTDL